A window of Streptomyces gilvosporeus contains these coding sequences:
- a CDS encoding LOG family protein, which yields MADVQPNSEQPRPRHPHDADHEIESLAEFDRAVASGGLAGRRVQSLDLTDRTFALLSTGTAASVFLGCAMEPDAAAKVRADGALVFPPLPDLPFDPYRGSLYGPDELFEGLSRAGYEATPDARTYHWYQRTRADGDVFASMLRSIHDDAVSDALDEHLAGARVVGLMGGHASERGSAAYAGTARLGRLLTRGGLTVATGGGPGAMEAANLGAYAAPFEDSMLDAALELLAKAPHFTPSLTDWAQVAFEVRRCWPGGGSSVGIPTWFYGHEPPNAFASHIAKYFVNAVREDGLLARCHAGVVYLPGAAGTVQEIFDHATPNYYASRGGPTPMVLVNRAHWTEKLPAWPLLQALATERAMAGRIALVDSVDEVPDTLARLATETAS from the coding sequence ATGGCGGATGTGCAGCCGAATTCAGAGCAGCCGAGGCCCCGTCACCCGCACGACGCGGACCACGAGATCGAGTCGCTCGCGGAGTTCGACCGGGCCGTCGCCTCGGGCGGCCTCGCCGGACGGCGCGTCCAGTCGCTCGACCTGACGGATCGCACCTTCGCGCTGCTCAGCACCGGCACCGCCGCATCCGTCTTCCTCGGCTGCGCCATGGAGCCGGACGCCGCCGCCAAGGTCCGGGCCGATGGCGCGCTGGTCTTCCCGCCCCTCCCCGACCTGCCCTTCGACCCCTACCGCGGCAGCCTCTACGGGCCGGACGAGCTCTTCGAGGGGCTGTCCCGCGCCGGATACGAAGCGACCCCGGACGCCCGCACCTACCACTGGTACCAGCGGACCAGGGCGGACGGCGACGTCTTCGCCTCCATGCTGCGCAGCATCCACGACGACGCCGTGTCCGACGCCCTGGACGAACATCTCGCCGGCGCACGGGTGGTGGGCCTCATGGGCGGACACGCCTCGGAGCGTGGCTCCGCGGCCTATGCGGGCACCGCCCGGCTCGGCCGCCTGCTCACCCGCGGCGGCCTGACCGTCGCGACCGGTGGCGGCCCCGGCGCGATGGAGGCCGCGAACCTCGGAGCGTATGCCGCGCCCTTCGAGGACAGCATGCTCGACGCGGCGCTGGAACTGCTCGCCAAGGCGCCGCACTTCACCCCGTCCCTCACGGACTGGGCGCAGGTCGCCTTCGAGGTCCGCCGGTGCTGGCCCGGCGGTGGCTCCTCCGTGGGCATCCCCACCTGGTTCTACGGGCACGAGCCGCCCAACGCCTTCGCCTCCCATATCGCGAAGTACTTCGTCAACGCGGTGCGCGAGGACGGGCTGCTGGCGCGCTGCCATGCGGGCGTGGTCTACCTTCCGGGCGCCGCGGGGACGGTGCAGGAGATCTTCGACCACGCGACGCCGAACTACTACGCCTCGCGTGGCGGGCCGACGCCGATGGTGCTGGTGAACCGCGCGCACTGGACCGAGAAACTGCCCGCCTGGCCGCTGCTCCAGGCGCTCGCCACGGAGCGTGCGATGGCCGGCCGGATCGCGCTGGTCGATTCGGTGGACGAGGTCCCCGACACCCTGGCCCGCCTGGCGACCGAAACGGCTTCCTGA
- a CDS encoding RidA family protein — protein MNAVATAGGARGIERIATTPDWYEPYKISQAIRAGGLLHVSGQAGIDERGRTVSDDFLTQGRQAFANVGRVLAEAGASFADVVKVGIFVTDMAADLEHVLTLRGEFLSRPYPADTLLEVSSLAQPDWRIEVEVTALAR, from the coding sequence ATGAATGCTGTGGCAACGGCGGGCGGTGCGCGGGGAATCGAGCGGATCGCGACCACGCCGGACTGGTACGAGCCGTACAAGATCTCGCAGGCGATCAGAGCGGGCGGTCTGCTCCATGTCTCGGGGCAGGCGGGCATCGACGAGCGGGGGCGGACCGTCTCGGACGACTTCCTCACCCAGGGGCGGCAGGCATTCGCCAACGTCGGGAGGGTCCTCGCCGAGGCCGGTGCTTCGTTCGCCGATGTGGTGAAGGTGGGCATCTTTGTGACGGACATGGCCGCCGACCTCGAACATGTCCTCACTCTGCGGGGCGAGTTCCTCTCCCGGCCCTATCCCGCCGACACCCTGCTGGAGGTGTCGTCGCTGGCCCAGCCGGACTGGCGAATAGAGGTGGAGGTCACCGCCCTGGCCCGCTGA
- a CDS encoding MarR family winged helix-turn-helix transcriptional regulator, translating to MDAEHWDRFGTLHTRVEQELAKALQQHHRIGLSEYRALARLAEAEDGELRMQELADLIGLNQSSVSRLASRLEASGLTRRDLCPNDRRGVYSVITEEGRDMQEKARPTYDGALRTALDTAAEDGHLAPLVDMLRS from the coding sequence ATGGACGCGGAACACTGGGACCGGTTCGGCACACTGCACACGCGCGTGGAACAGGAGCTGGCCAAGGCCCTGCAACAGCACCACCGCATCGGCCTGTCGGAGTACCGCGCGCTGGCCCGCCTCGCCGAGGCGGAGGACGGTGAGCTGCGCATGCAGGAGCTCGCCGACCTCATCGGCCTCAACCAGAGCTCCGTCAGCCGCCTGGCCTCCCGCCTGGAAGCGTCCGGACTCACCCGCCGGGACCTGTGCCCGAACGACCGGCGCGGCGTCTACAGCGTGATCACCGAAGAGGGCCGTGACATGCAGGAGAAGGCGCGCCCGACATACGACGGCGCCCTGCGCACGGCGCTCGACACGGCGGCCGAAGACGGTCACCTCGCGCCGCTGGTGGACATGCTGCGGTCCTAA
- a CDS encoding thiamine ABC transporter substrate-binding protein → MTALAACGGPGDESADAKTVTLVSHDSFSASKSVLAAFEKESGYKVKVLPGGDAGKAVNQAILSKDNPQGDVFFGIDNTLLSRGLKEGIFSPYKAKGLSGVPADLQLDKGGHRVTPLDYGDICVNYDRAYFDRHKLAPPKTFDDLVKPAYKGLLVTENSATSSPGLAFQLGTIATYGNGGWQTYWKKLKANGVEVVDGWEQAYYERFSGSASGHAKGDKPLVVSYASSPPAEVKDMKTKPRQAPTGVATGTCFRQIEFGGLLKGAKNEKGGKALLDFLLSKKFQEDMPLQMFVNPALKDAREPALFTRYGVTIDKPTTMAPATITKNREQWIKQWSSLVLK, encoded by the coding sequence ATGACCGCCCTCGCCGCATGCGGCGGCCCGGGTGACGAGAGCGCGGACGCCAAGACCGTCACGCTGGTCAGCCATGACTCGTTCAGTGCCTCCAAATCGGTACTCGCCGCCTTCGAGAAGGAGAGCGGCTACAAGGTCAAGGTCCTGCCGGGCGGCGATGCCGGAAAGGCCGTCAACCAGGCGATCCTTTCCAAGGACAATCCCCAGGGCGATGTGTTCTTCGGTATCGACAACACCCTGCTCTCCCGCGGTCTGAAGGAAGGCATCTTCAGCCCGTACAAGGCCAAGGGGCTCAGCGGCGTACCCGCGGATCTTCAGCTCGACAAGGGTGGGCACCGCGTCACCCCGCTCGACTACGGGGACATCTGCGTCAACTACGACCGCGCCTACTTCGACCGGCACAAGCTCGCGCCGCCGAAGACCTTCGACGATCTGGTCAAGCCCGCGTACAAGGGCCTCCTCGTCACGGAGAACTCCGCGACCTCCTCTCCCGGACTCGCCTTCCAGCTCGGCACCATCGCCACCTACGGCAACGGCGGCTGGCAGACGTACTGGAAGAAGCTCAAGGCCAACGGCGTCGAGGTCGTCGACGGCTGGGAGCAGGCCTACTACGAGCGGTTCTCGGGCTCCGCATCCGGCCATGCCAAGGGCGACAAGCCGCTGGTGGTCTCCTACGCCTCCAGCCCGCCGGCCGAGGTCAAGGACATGAAGACGAAGCCCCGTCAGGCACCGACCGGTGTCGCGACCGGTACCTGCTTCCGCCAGATCGAATTCGGCGGTCTGCTCAAGGGCGCGAAGAACGAGAAGGGCGGTAAGGCGCTGCTGGACTTCCTGCTGAGCAAGAAGTTCCAGGAGGACATGCCGCTCCAGATGTTCGTCAACCCGGCTCTCAAGGACGCCAGGGAGCCGGCGCTGTTCACCAGGTACGGGGTGACGATCGACAAGCCGACGACGATGGCCCCGGCGACGATCACCAAGAACCGTGAACAGTGGATCAAGCAGTGGTCCTCGCTCGTTCTGAAGTAA
- a CDS encoding ABC transporter permease has translation MVLARSEVTRAPRRGPSRRTAVRLGLMAVPLAFFALLFAYPVTAIVGRGLKDGGHWQPGRFTAVLADPDVLHVLWFTVWQAAASTVLTLLIALPGAYVFARFDFPGKRLLRAVVTVPFVLPTVVVGSAFLALVGRGGPLDALWGVRLDTSVWAILLAHVFFNYAVVVRTVGGLWGQLDPRQEEAARVLGAGRFAAWRKVTLPALGPAVAAAALMVFLFTFTSFGIVQILGGPTFSTLEVEIYRQTADYLDLPTAAVLTLVQFLAVLLLLAVHAWTVRRREAALRLVDASSTARRPCGPGQWALLWGTLAVIAVLLVAPLLVLAERSFAGPDGYGTLFYTSLSSAASADSTFAVAPLDALWNSLSYAAAATAIALVVGGLAAAALTLPDSRHRSGESPRAGRLVRGFDALLMLPLGVSAVTVGFGFLITLDKPPLDLRSSWWLVPLAQALVGVPFVVRTMLPVLRAVDGRLREAAAVLGASPWRVWREVDLPMVRRALLIAAGFAFAVSLGEFGATVFIARPDRPTLPVAVARLLGRAGELNYGQAMAMSTILMVVCAGALLALERIRTDQSGEF, from the coding sequence GTGGTCCTCGCTCGTTCTGAAGTAACCCGCGCTCCGCGCCGGGGACCCTCGCGGAGGACGGCGGTGCGGCTCGGTCTGATGGCCGTGCCGCTCGCCTTCTTCGCGTTGCTGTTCGCGTATCCGGTGACCGCGATCGTCGGGCGGGGGCTGAAGGACGGCGGGCACTGGCAGCCAGGCCGGTTCACCGCGGTGCTCGCCGATCCCGATGTGCTCCACGTCCTGTGGTTCACCGTCTGGCAGGCGGCGGCCTCCACGGTGCTGACGCTGCTGATCGCCCTGCCCGGCGCCTATGTCTTCGCACGCTTCGACTTCCCCGGCAAACGACTGCTGCGGGCGGTCGTGACGGTGCCGTTCGTCCTGCCGACCGTCGTGGTCGGTTCGGCCTTCCTCGCGCTGGTCGGACGGGGCGGCCCGCTCGACGCGCTGTGGGGCGTCCGCCTGGACACCTCCGTCTGGGCGATCCTGCTGGCGCATGTCTTCTTCAACTACGCGGTGGTCGTACGGACCGTCGGCGGCCTCTGGGGGCAACTCGACCCGCGTCAGGAAGAGGCGGCGCGGGTCCTGGGCGCCGGACGGTTCGCCGCCTGGCGGAAGGTGACACTCCCCGCGCTCGGCCCGGCCGTCGCCGCGGCGGCGCTGATGGTCTTCCTGTTCACCTTCACCTCCTTCGGCATCGTGCAGATCCTGGGCGGGCCCACCTTCTCGACCCTGGAGGTCGAGATCTACCGGCAGACCGCGGACTACCTCGACCTGCCGACGGCCGCCGTCCTCACGCTCGTCCAATTCCTCGCGGTGCTCCTGCTGCTGGCGGTGCACGCCTGGACCGTGCGCCGGCGGGAGGCGGCCCTGCGGCTCGTGGACGCCTCGTCGACCGCGCGGCGGCCCTGCGGCCCCGGGCAGTGGGCGCTGCTGTGGGGAACGCTGGCCGTCATCGCCGTCCTGCTCGTCGCCCCTCTTCTGGTGCTCGCCGAACGCTCCTTCGCGGGGCCGGACGGCTACGGGACGCTCTTCTACACCTCGCTGAGCTCCGCGGCGTCCGCCGACAGCACCTTCGCCGTCGCCCCCCTCGACGCGCTGTGGAACTCCCTCTCCTACGCGGCCGCGGCGACGGCGATCGCGCTGGTGGTGGGCGGGCTGGCGGCCGCTGCCCTGACCCTGCCGGACTCCCGGCACCGCTCCGGCGAGAGCCCCCGCGCGGGCCGGCTGGTCCGCGGATTCGACGCCCTGCTGATGCTGCCGCTCGGGGTGTCGGCGGTGACCGTCGGCTTCGGGTTCCTGATCACGCTCGACAAGCCGCCGCTGGATCTGCGCTCCTCGTGGTGGCTGGTGCCGCTGGCCCAGGCCCTGGTCGGCGTGCCGTTCGTGGTCCGCACCATGCTGCCCGTGCTGCGGGCGGTGGACGGACGGCTGCGCGAAGCGGCCGCGGTGCTCGGCGCCTCGCCGTGGCGGGTGTGGCGCGAGGTGGATCTGCCGATGGTGCGGCGCGCCCTGCTGATCGCGGCGGGCTTCGCTTTCGCGGTGTCCCTGGGGGAATTCGGCGCGACGGTCTTCATCGCCCGGCCGGACCGCCCGACCCTTCCGGTGGCCGTGGCACGGCTGCTGGGGCGTGCCGGGGAGCTCAACTACGGGCAGGCGATGGCCATGTCGACCATCTTGATGGTGGTGTGCGCCGGGGCGCTCCTGGCGCTGGAGCGCATCCGCACCGACCAGTCCGGGGAGTTCTGA
- a CDS encoding ABC transporter ATP-binding protein, which translates to MTAPTTAQRLLQLDGVTVRFGKPGARPALDAVDLAVAAREIVCVLGPSGSGKSTLLRVVAGLQRSDAGQVLLEGRDQSAVPTHRRGVGLMFQDHQLFPQRDVAGNVAFGLRMRGASRGDRERTVTELLDLVGLPGAQRRAVASLSGGEQQRVALARALAPRPRLLMLDEPLGQLDRGLRERLVVELRRLFRELGTTVLAVTHDQGEAFALADRVVVMQDGRIAQTGTPLEVWQRPATEFVARFLGFDNVVEATVQGEAALTPWGKVPVPDGTVDGPCRLLVRPAGVRLTSARDGLPCTVAARTFRGTHVALLLRPKSGPQIEAACALRNAPETGETVGIAFAAQDVVVLDTAAG; encoded by the coding sequence ATGACGGCACCGACCACGGCGCAACGGCTGCTGCAGTTGGACGGGGTGACCGTCCGCTTCGGCAAGCCCGGCGCACGCCCCGCGCTCGACGCGGTGGATCTGGCGGTTGCCGCGCGGGAGATCGTGTGCGTGCTGGGACCGAGCGGCAGTGGCAAATCCACGCTGCTGCGGGTCGTCGCCGGGCTCCAACGGTCCGATGCGGGCCAGGTGTTGCTGGAGGGCCGGGACCAGTCGGCGGTGCCGACGCACCGGCGCGGCGTGGGGCTGATGTTCCAGGACCACCAGCTCTTCCCTCAGCGCGATGTCGCCGGAAACGTGGCCTTCGGACTGCGGATGCGCGGCGCCTCGCGCGGCGACCGGGAGCGTACGGTCACCGAACTGCTGGACCTCGTCGGGCTGCCGGGTGCACAGCGGCGCGCGGTCGCTTCGTTGTCGGGTGGTGAGCAGCAGCGGGTCGCGCTGGCCCGTGCGCTCGCTCCGCGGCCCCGGCTGCTGATGTTGGACGAGCCGCTCGGCCAGCTCGACCGCGGGCTGCGCGAGCGCCTGGTCGTCGAACTGCGGCGGCTCTTCCGGGAGTTGGGTACGACGGTGCTCGCCGTCACCCACGACCAGGGGGAGGCGTTCGCCCTGGCCGACCGGGTCGTGGTGATGCAGGACGGACGGATCGCGCAGACCGGCACCCCGCTGGAGGTCTGGCAGCGGCCGGCCACCGAGTTCGTCGCCCGGTTCCTCGGCTTCGACAATGTGGTCGAGGCGACGGTTCAGGGCGAGGCCGCCCTCACCCCATGGGGCAAGGTGCCGGTCCCGGACGGCACCGTCGACGGCCCGTGCCGGCTGCTCGTACGGCCCGCCGGGGTGCGCCTGACCTCTGCCCGCGACGGTCTGCCCTGCACGGTCGCGGCCCGGACCTTCCGCGGTACCCATGTCGCGCTGTTGCTCCGGCCGAAGAGCGGACCGCAGATAGAGGCGGCCTGCGCGCTGCGGAATGCGCCGGAGACCGGAGAAACGGTGGGTATCGCCTTTGCGGCGCAGGACGTTGTGGTCCTGGACACCGCGGCGGGATGA